The genomic region TGCGCTCGGCCAAGGCCCGTACCTTGGAAGCTCTGGAGTCTGCCGTCGCCGAAGCCTTGGCGGCGGTAACGGCGGAGAACGCCTCCGCCTGGTTCGCCCATTGCAGTTATGGTCTACAGTAACTACGAAAATGGTCTAAGACTCACAACTCGCGATTCGGCTCCCAACACAGGATCCGCCACTGGTGCCTCGGTAGCAAAAACTAAAGGCACACGCGAATGCATGTGCCCTTGCGCTAACTCCTAACTCCTAACTCTATTTCTGATTCAGCCGGTTCAGCGCCGTGCGCGCCCGCTCATAATCGCTGGCCAGCGCCAGCGCCGCTTTGTACTCCGTCGCCGCGCCCGCCTTGTCGCCCTCTTTCTCCAGGATCTCGCCCAGCAGGTAGTGAGCTTGGAACGCCGGCGCCTCTTCCACCGTAGGCCCGTTGACCAGGTACTTGCGCACGAAATTGGCCGCGCCGACAAAATTCCGTCCCGCGCCGAACAGGATCTGCGCCGCGTCGAACAGCACGTTCGGGCGCTTCTTGTCCGCCGCCATGGCCGAGGTGATCGCCGCCTCCATCTCGCTCAGCCGCTTCTGCCGCCGGTAAAACGACGCCAGGTTCAGCCAGTAGCTGCCCTGGTTTCCGCTCGCCTGGATGGCCTTGTGGTACTCCTGTTCGGCAACGTCGAAGCGCTTGTCTTTTTCCGCGATGCGCGCCTGCAGCCAGTGCGCCGCCGCCTCGTCCTGCTGCGCTAGCGCTTCGGCCTGCTGCCTGGCTTTGCTCTTGCCGCCGCCCATGAACGCGGGCGCCTCGATGTAGAACTCCGCCAGGTCCGAACGTGCACTCACATTGGAGGCATCCAACTCCACCGCCCGCTCGAACTCCTGCCGAATTTTCTTGGTTAGCGTCGCCGCCGTGACGAAGCTGGAGTGGTCCGCCTTTTCCGCATACGCCCGCCCCAGCCACATGTGGTACTCGCTGTTGTTGGGCGCTATGCTTACCGCCTTTTCGCCGGCGGCGACCGCCCGGTCCCACTTCTGCATCGCGAAATAGCTGCGTGAAAGCAGGTTGTACGCTTCCGCATCGCGCGGAGAGTCCTTCAGACGGACATCCAGCGCCTTCACCGCGTCGTCAACCCGTCCCGCCGAGAGCATCTCGTTGATGCCCACCGCTACCGCCGCGCCGCCCGAAACCGCGGCCGACACGGGTGCGCTTTCGGCCCAGGCGCTTCCTCCCAGGCCCAGCATCAACGTAATTGCCAGTGCAATGGTCCTTTGCTTCATTCCTGAATCACCCTGACGGACATGTCCGGCTTCAAAGGTTGCTGGTCTTCGGAGCCCAACGCCACCTCGGCTTTCTCCGCCAGTCCCTCGGTAATCTCCATTCTGGTCAGGTTCGATAGCGCCGTTTGCACGTCCCGCCGTTTCAGTTCGCCATTCACGATCTGATATACGAAGCGCTTGCCGTCGTCCTGATGGATCGCCTCGCGCGGCACCGTCAGTGCAGAGTCATGTCTCGCCGTGACGATAGTTACATTAACGTTAATGTTGGGCAAAAGTTTCTCTTCCGGATTGTCCACAATACACGTGAACTGCCCCACGTTACGAGTTCCGAGAGTAACAACCGTGGTCGGCACCTGCGTTACCTTGCCATCCCAGGTCCGCTCCGGTCGCGCGTCCCAGGCCACCCGCACCGCCTGTCCCGGCTGCAGCTTGCCGATGTCCGGCTCATCGACGAAGGCGCGCAATTGCACCTGGGAGAGGTTCGCTACCTGCACCAGCAACTCGCCCGTCGCCACAAACTGTCCCGGCCGCACCGGCAGGTAATACACCATCCCGTCACGCGGCGCCCTCACATCGGTTTGCTGCAGCAGTTCCTGCGCTGCCGCATAGGCAGCCTTGGCGTCCTCTTCCTGCGCGCGGACTCTCTCCACCTCTGCCTTCGAATAGCGCGAATTCAGTTTCTGCTCCAGCAGGGAAATCTGCGCCTGCACCGTCTTCAGCCGGCTTTCCGCATCTTTGACTTCGCCGGCCGACGCCGCCCCGCGCTGCTGCAA from Terriglobia bacterium harbors:
- a CDS encoding efflux RND transporter periplasmic adaptor subunit, with the translated sequence MARQQNSEGGWNRRLNRLWLILVAIAVAVIILAAFMSRRREVPVRAATAERETITATIQTNGKIEPLNNFEAHSPAPTAVKRVLVHEGEHVKAGQLLVELDNAGFRSQAAKAMAQIRAAEADLSAVKNGGTREEVLTTESQLATAKTEREAAQRNLEAMRALQQRGAASAGEVKDAESRLKTVQAQISLLEQKLNSRYSKAEVERVRAQEEDAKAAYAAAQELLQQTDVRAPRDGMVYYLPVRPGQFVATGELLVQVANLSQVQLRAFVDEPDIGKLQPGQAVRVAWDARPERTWDGKVTQVPTTVVTLGTRNVGQFTCIVDNPEEKLLPNINVNVTIVTARHDSALTVPREAIHQDDGKRFVYQIVNGELKRRDVQTALSNLTRMEITEGLAEKAEVALGSEDQQPLKPDMSVRVIQE
- a CDS encoding tetratricopeptide repeat protein, with product MKQRTIALAITLMLGLGGSAWAESAPVSAAVSGGAAVAVGINEMLSAGRVDDAVKALDVRLKDSPRDAEAYNLLSRSYFAMQKWDRAVAAGEKAVSIAPNNSEYHMWLGRAYAEKADHSSFVTAATLTKKIRQEFERAVELDASNVSARSDLAEFYIEAPAFMGGGKSKARQQAEALAQQDEAAAHWLQARIAEKDKRFDVAEQEYHKAIQASGNQGSYWLNLASFYRRQKRLSEMEAAITSAMAADKKRPNVLFDAAQILFGAGRNFVGAANFVRKYLVNGPTVEEAPAFQAHYLLGEILEKEGDKAGAATEYKAALALASDYERARTALNRLNQK